From the Bacteriovorax sp. Seq25_V genome, the window ACTTATCTCCAGCAGCTGCTCCACCTTTAGACTCATCTTTTAAAAGGATATTTGTATAAGCTTCGATTGCTCCGTGCTCAACACCAAGTCCTAGACCCATTGTACTGTTTTCTTTTTTGATTCCAGTTGATGGCTTGTTTTCATTTGAAGAGAAAGAGAATCTAGCTCCCCACTTCATTCCCATATCACCAGCTAAGAAAAGCTCAGTTACATTGTCTGTAGTTGCTACGTTAGCAGTAGACTTAGTTGAGTTATTTGTATCGTACTCGTTACCTACGTATACACCGTAAGAAAAAGAGTTAGACTTCTTGAAAAATCCACCTTCTGCGTGTGGCGCAGCTTCAGAATCTGCCGTACTTGCTGAAGTTCCCCACTCAGCAACAACATAATCACTCATAGAGTTTAGTTTAGCTGGGTTTAGGAATACACTTCTTGAGTCGTCAAGAAATAGAGATGCTCTACCATCTTGTCCAAGAGCTTGTAATCTTGCCTTAGAAGCAAAAGCCGACGTTGAAAGAACTGCAAGTCCTGCAATTACTAAAGTTTTTTTCATCTTAAAATCTCCTTGATATAACAGATTTGATCTGTCTCTCTTTAAGTAACTATTAATAAATTTTGTACTTATTAAAATTCTCAGGGCCTTTGACAATTTTGTCAACACCCCGAAATTAGAGAATTTTTAAAGATTGAGGGCCAATTAGCCCTTTATTAAACGCTGCACAAGAAGAGCTCTTGTCAGTAAAGATGTCTCCAGATTGGAATCTTCGAAGTTTTGATTTTTTCTTAGTCGAGCAGAAAATGGAGCGTTAAAACCAATAAAAGTCAGCTTATCTAGCTCATCTTTTTCTTCTTCCAAGAAATTATCGTCAATTTTTGGACAGTATGTATTTTCTCTTAAAACAACAAATTCACGACACTTTTTCTCATTAAATTTTTCGAAACTTTTTTCAAAATTTTTCTTTAAAAGTCTTAATTTTTTAGAAATATCCTCTTCTGTCGTTTCTTCCTTATTAATAAATGTTACAAATCGAGCTAATTGACCTTTTTCCGTCTTCTCAAACTCTCCAATAAAATGTCCCCAATCATGGGTAAAACTTAGTGGAAAAAAGAAAGTGTTCTTACTGTCTGTAAGCTCTTCTTCCAGTTCCATATGAAAGTATAAAGCGCAAGGGGTTTTCGTTGATTCACAGAACGCTACAAAGTTATCTGTAAGCGCTCTCTTGTCCTTAAAAAGTTCGTAGAATGTATCAGGAGTGTGAGAATAGAAGATTTGCTCGCATTCAATAACAAGGCCATTTGTACAAGTAATCTTAAAGTTTGCTTGATCAATTAAGTCTTCTGGAATTGCTTTTTCAATCTTTGAAATTTTAACAACAAGACTTTGCTCTATTATCTTCTCTAATAAATTTTCTTCTTTTAAAACTGGTAATAACTCTTCAAGTTCTACATTGACATGATCAGCAGTAAAGAACTCCTCGCCCCACAGAAGAGTTTGAGGTTTTGTTCTCTTTCCAAAGTCATGAAACTTCAATTCTTTATAAAATTGACTGTTGTATACTTCGAGCCCCTCAACGACTTTTGAAATAGCAGAGATATTTTCTTCACCTCTAACTAAAGAAGGCCCAAGAATTTTTAAATTTGCTTCATCGATTGCATCTGAAGTTAATATTTTTGCCGAACCAGGCTCAATTCTATTTAGGTGTGAACATAAATCAATTGCAAAAACACCAAACCCAATAACAGCATTTTTAATAAATATTTTTTCTTCTTTTACTTCTTCGACTTTTTTTAATTTTAGAATGTCACTAAAGGCCATGAGTGCGGTTCTCCGTTGTTTTGCGAATGCACTAAGATACCTATTATGATGGGATTTTTAAAGAAAAAAAAACCCGAAACAAAGTTCGGGTCATTTATTTAATCAACAACTAGCTTATCACCAGCTCGTATCATCCTATTCTTTACAATATCAAGATTAGAAACAATTAACTTATCAAGTGAGATTCCATTCTTTCTAGCAACAGTCCAAAGAGAATCACCTTTTTGAACAGTATAGTAGCGGCTTGGGTTCGAAATTGGCTTTGCACGAGCTCTAGCAAGCTTGATTCTTGAACGATAGTTACGCTTTCTAAGAACACTCTTACGTGGCATATCGTAAAGATCAGCATACATTTCAGCTCTTACACTTTGACCATTTCTAAACGGAAGAACAACCTCCTGACCAGATTTCAATCTTGAGTTTTTAGAAAGGCCATCGTTTAACCAAGTTAGTACTTCTACATCCTTAATTTTGAACTTTCTTGCGACATCCCTAAGATCTGATCTTGAGCTCTTTACACGATACTTCTGAAAATCTGAAGCAAAATAATTTGCGTACTGACAACAAGAATCCCACTTAGCTTTCAACCCTACAGGAATTCTTAAAGAATATTTTTCTTGAGTCGGTGGAGTAAACCATCTTAGAAGTTCTGGATTTAAATAATGAAGTTCATCAAATTCAACTTCAAGAAGTTCAGCAACTTTAAATAAATCTGTACCACCATCAACTACGATCTCTTCATAATCAAGAGGCTCGTGAAATTCGATATCATCAAAACCAAACGCTTTTAGGTTTTTCCCAATAATAGCAAGTGCCATAATTTTTGGAACATAGTTTTTTGTTTCAGGCTTTAGGTATCTTCCGTTTCTTAGTTTCCAGAAGTTCTCTGTCCCATATCTTTTTATCGCACGCCCCATCTTTCCTTCTCCTGCATTATATGCAGCAGCAGCGAGTTCCCACGATTCAAAATCACCATATAACTTCTTCAAATACATTGCAGCGGCTTGTGACGATTTGATTGGATCTCTTCTCTCGTCGGTATACCAATCAATTTTTAGACCATAACGCTTCCCTGTATATGGCATGAACTGCCAAGGCCCAACGGCCTTCGCCCAAGATTTCGCTTTTGATTGAAAACCTGATTCGGCCATAGCAAGAAAGATTAGATCTTTTGGTAATCCATTCTCTGCAAGAATTCTACTCATCAGTGGAGCGTATCTTCCGGCACGTGCAGAGTATCTTTCAAAGAAACCTCTACCTCTATTTAAGAAGTAGCTGATCCATTTTTTTACGGCGTCGTTATAAACAACCGGAATATCAAAATAGTAGTTTTCTAGCTTTAAGTGCTCAGCACCATAAAGGAAGTAAGTCTTCCCATCATAATGATAAGGCTCATCAATTAGAGAGCTTCCAATAATCTGAGAGCTCGACGCAGGAGGCGTCGTCTCTGTTGTCGATGAATCAGCAGGAGCTGCATTAGAGACTTCCGTGTTCGCTGACTCATTTGTGTTCAACATAGAACACGAACTAAAAATCAACGCTGCAGCTACAAATTTAGAACATTTTCTTAACATGAAAATTCCAACCCTTTTATACAAATGAAGCCCCTTCATCATGAAGAGGCTCTACTATTGTCTTTTTTTTAGTGTTGAGAGTCAACAGACTAAATTTTTTCCCTTTACTTTTCAAACACTTACAAAGGCGTTTTTTAAGAAATCAGGTAGTTGCAACAGCCTCGACATCATCTTTCAAATCTGAGTCATCAAGCATAGAATCGACAACTAAAGTTCCCACACTGTCTCCGAACACGTTCACTGTAGTTCTAAACATATCAAGCACCCTGTCGACAGCTAAAATAAGCCCAATCCCCTCGATCGGAAGTCCAACAGCAGAAAGTACGATACTCATCGTAATTAACCCTGCGCCAGGAATTGCAGCAGCTCCGATAGCTGCTAGTGAAGCCGTTAGAAAAATGATCAATTGCTGATTAATTCCAAGATGAATTCCATAGGCCTGTGCAATAAAGATTGCCGCTACTGATTCGTAGAGAGCTGTTCCATCCATATTGATTGTGGCTCCAAGCGGAAGAACAAATTTTGCTGTGTCTTTTCTTACCCCAAGGTTCTCTTCAACATTTGCCATTGTAATTGGAAGTGTCGCAGCAGAGGATGCAGTAGAAAAAGCGGTGATCAATGCTGGTCCAATTCCCCTTAAAATAAACATTGGTGATTTTTTTGATTTCCAACTTCCAATAAAAAGTAAAAGTATTCCGTGACAACCAAGCCCTAGAATTACAGTTAGCATATATTTTGAAAGTGAGACAATCGCCGAGAAACCAGACTTTGCAAGGACTCCTGTCATCAAAACAAAAA encodes:
- a CDS encoding lytic transglycosylase domain-containing protein, which produces MLRKCSKFVAAALIFSSCSMLNTNESANTEVSNAAPADSSTTETTPPASSSQIIGSSLIDEPYHYDGKTYFLYGAEHLKLENYYFDIPVVYNDAVKKWISYFLNRGRGFFERYSARAGRYAPLMSRILAENGLPKDLIFLAMAESGFQSKAKSWAKAVGPWQFMPYTGKRYGLKIDWYTDERRDPIKSSQAAAMYLKKLYGDFESWELAAAAYNAGEGKMGRAIKRYGTENFWKLRNGRYLKPETKNYVPKIMALAIIGKNLKAFGFDDIEFHEPLDYEEIVVDGGTDLFKVAELLEVEFDELHYLNPELLRWFTPPTQEKYSLRIPVGLKAKWDSCCQYANYFASDFQKYRVKSSRSDLRDVARKFKIKDVEVLTWLNDGLSKNSRLKSGQEVVLPFRNGQSVRAEMYADLYDMPRKSVLRKRNYRSRIKLARARAKPISNPSRYYTVQKGDSLWTVARKNGISLDKLIVSNLDIVKNRMIRAGDKLVVD
- a CDS encoding dicarboxylate/amino acid:cation symporter produces the protein MQEASKKEAQRIAIGMIAGLALGLILYFTGLGHVVDYMKPIGDIFISLLKMVIIPLVFSSIFMAMYHLGTPESLGKMGVKAVIYYFMTTAVAVLVGIIFVNLINPGVGADLGTAGLHGLNEGMQAKVSQNSGGWFALYNAVKEVILNAVPKNPVQAMAEGQILQVIVFSILFGMVALYLPKESEPVVKVINSLEKMSLFLTHGIMKFAPVGIFVLMTGVLAKSGFSAIVSLSKYMLTVILGLGCHGILLLFIGSWKSKKSPMFILRGIGPALITAFSTASSAATLPITMANVEENLGVRKDTAKFVLPLGATINMDGTALYESVAAIFIAQAYGIHLGINQQLIIFLTASLAAIGAAAIPGAGLITMSIVLSAVGLPIEGIGLILAVDRVLDMFRTTVNVFGDSVGTLVVDSMLDDSDLKDDVEAVATT